TTTTGCATAAAGGTTTCGGGCCGCAGGTGCGTAAACGAGAAGCCCGACCACTCAATATAGCGCTCCACTAATTGATGCCAGGCCCAGTGCGCCACCGTAGTATCGTCGCGGCCGCAGGCTCCAAGGTGCACCATATGCTGCACGCCGGCCGCCTTCGCCTTATCCAGAAATGCCTTGCTCTGGCGCAGCATATCTACGGTGTAGCCCGTCACGAGCAACGCCCGGTCGATGCCTTGCAGAGCCGGGCCCAGCGTTTCTTCCTTATCAAAATCGAGAATAACGCTGCGAATGCCCTGCGCCGTCAGCGGCAGCGCCTTGTCGGGCGAGCGCACGGCAGCTACCAGCGTGCAGGAATCATCGGCCTGCAGGCGGCGCAATACATCGCCGCCTATCTGGCCGGTAGCCCCGGTAATAAGGATGGTTGGTTTTGGAGTAGCCATTGGGTAGCGCACGCGTGAAGCTGGCTAACCGCTTTACCGGGCGTAAGGTTGGGTTGGCACCTTGCTATGGCGGGGCCGGGCTGGCAGTTTGTGCAGGGCCTGGCGGCTGATGCTAGGCAGTTTGCAGCACCTCATAGCCCAGCTTGAGAATAAACGCACTTACCACGCCCAAAAACAGCACCCGCACGAAGCCCGTGCCGCGCCGTAGCGCCAGCCGCGCGCCCAGCGTAGAACCCAGCACGTTGCAGGCCGCCATCGGCAGGGCGTAGTAGTAGAGCACCTGCCCGGTCGAGATAAAATAGGCCAGCCCGGTAATGTTGGTGGCAATATTCACTACCTTGGCCGAGGCCGAAGCCGCCAGAAAGTCGTAGCCAAACAGCCCCACAAACGCAAACAGCAGCAAGCTACCCGTGCCCGGCCCGAAGAAGCCGTCGTAAAACCCGATGCTGGCACCCAGCGCCACGCCCGTCCACAGCTCGCGGCTCCCGCGCAGGCGCGGGGCGTGCAAGCTGCCGAAGTCCTTGCGCCAGAAGGTGTAGGCGGCCATCAGCACCAGCAGCGCCAGCACCAGCGGCTTCACCAGGTCTTTGTTGAGGCCGCTTACGGCCCGCGCCCCCAGCAGCGCAAAGCAGCCTGCCACCACCGCCGCCACCGCCACCGTGCGCCAGTTGATAGCTACTCCGCTCAACCCGCGCAAATACCGAAATGCCGAAGCCGAGGTGCCGGCCAGACTGGCAACTTTGCCGGTGCCCAGCACCGTGGGCACCGGCACTTTGGGTAATAAAAGCAGGAGCGCCGGCAGTTGAATAAGGCCGCCCCCGCCCACCATGCCGTCGATGAGGCCGGCCAGCAGCGAGGCCGCGCATAGGAGGGGGAGGACTAAGCTGTTACCCACTCAAATCCCTTGATTTAGCATAGCCCATACAAAAAAAGCACTTATCACCAGCCAGATAAGCAAAGGCTTGACCCAACTCTTGCGGGGAAAGCTAGCTTCGTCAGGCAGGTATTTCTTGAAGTAATATCTATCGAGTACGTAACTCCAGCCTAAGTTTAAACCGAGAGCTATCCCCCGGTTTTTGTTGAAATCAGGTTCACTAACAGTACCGTTAAAGCTGTATAGCCAATACTGGCCCACAATGCCTGCCGGGCGGCAGCTGGCTGGCCGGCATCTCTTAGTGAATGAAATGTCAGAATACCACCGGCCAGCCCACTAAATAGGACGGAGAAAACCCGTACCACCCGAGGCGAATAAATGGCAGGCTTCGCTTGGTCAAGGGTATATACTGGCTCCATTGTAGTTAAGAAAAAGGTGGAGCAAAGCTACTTGTCCGGCTACCTCAAACCTAACGAAAGTCAGTTCCTTTTTCTTTTTCTATAGGAGTATAGAGTACAAATAGCTCTAAGCAGTATCCTCACTAAAACGGTGGTTCCTCGCCAAAGCTGTTGCTCTTGGGGAAGGGCACCGGCGAGGGCGGCGCGTCGTTCATGCGCGAGCCCAGGCGGATGGTGTTCGGCGCAAAGCCACCGCCCGGCGCGGGCCCACCGGCCGGTTCCGAGTCGAAGCTACTGGTTGGGAAGGAGTTGGACGAAAACGCCGGTGCGCCGCCGAAGCCGCCCGCATCTCCTCCCCCATCAAACCCGTCGAGGTCGGCAAACTTGGTGAAGCGGCCGATAAACTTGAGCTGCACCGTTTCGAGCGAGCCGTTGCGGTGCTTGGCAATAATCACCTCGCCCATGCCCTGAGTGGGGTTGCCCATCTCATCTTCGGTAATCTTATAATATTCAGGCCGGTACAGGAAGATAACCATGTCGGCATCCTGCTCGATGGAGCCCGATTCGCGCAGGTCGCTCAGCTGGGGCTTCTTGTCGCCGCCGCGCGTCTCGACCGAGCGCGAGAGCTGCGACAGCGCAATAACCGGAATATTCAATTCCTTTGCTATTCCCTTGAGGGCGCGCGAGATGCTGGCAATCTCCTGCTCGCGGTTGCCGCCCGGCCGGCCGGCCTCGCCGCCGCTCATCAGCTGGAGGTAGTCGATGATAATGAGCTGGATATCGTGCTGCGATTTGAGGCGGCGGCACTTGGCGCGCAGCTCGCGGATGCTGAGCGCGGGCGTGTCGTCGATAAAAATCGGGGCCGAGGAGAGCGAAGAAATCTTGTGGTTGAGCTGCGCCCATTCGTAATCGGCCAGGTTGCCCTTCTTGATTTTCTCGGAATCCAGCTCCGCCTCGGCCGAAATCAGACGATTGACCAGCTGCAGCGACGACATTTCGAGCGAGAAAATGGCGACCGGCTTCTTGAAATCGACGGCCGCATTGCGCATGGCCGACACCACGAACGCCGTATTGTGCGTCACGGTGCAGTCGGCCAGCAGAAACAGGTGATTGCCGTCAATCTCGAAGCCGTAGTAATCGTCCTCTTTATCAAACTCGACTGAGATTCCGGTCATGCGCCAATCGACAGCGGAAGCCCAGGGATTCGCCTTTTTGCGCGCCACGCGCACCGGAATCTTATCTACGTCGCCGTAGAAGCGCACGCGCCACACCTCGCTCTCGTAGCCGATTTTGCTGATGACGGCGCGCTTCTTCGTCAGCGACGTGCGGAAGCCCAGCGAATCGCACAGGAATTTAATCTGGCGGGCTAACTTCTTGTTTTTCTGAGTAATCTCGTAGCCATTGCTCACCACGTTGAGGTGGCCGTCGGAGTCGATAAGACCAGCCAGCAGGCGCAGGCGGTACTCGGTCGAGTTGACCAGGTAAGCCTGCGGAATGTGCTTGTTATTGAGCACGCCCAGCTGGCGCAGCTCGTCCTGCACCGAGTATTCGGCAACGCTCCCACCCTGCCGGCCGCGCGTAATGCCGTAGCTGTTGCAGCGGTCGGTTACTACGCCGGTGGTTACCTGCATGCCCAGCTCATCGGCGTACTGGTGCAGGTAGTCAATGATTTCGGCATCCTGGCCGGTGATGCGGCAATTGCCGGCAGCGCCGTCACCCAGCCACACACCCAGAAAATAAGGGTCGAGCGGCACCGTCTGTTCGGCAAACTCCAGGGCCACTTTGTAGCCTTTGTAGTTCGACTGAAACTTGGGGCCTTTTTTCAACCATTCACGAACCTCTATATTCAGCACGTCGCCGTGGCGGTGCGGCCCTTCGTTGCGGCTGCGCTTGAGCGAGAGAATGTGGCTCTCATTTACGCGGTAGTCGTCGCCTTTATTCTGGCGCACCCAGTACATGTTTTCGCGGCCACGCGCCAGGCTCAGCACCCGGCGCGGCGTCGAGTCGTCGCCCATCAGCAGGTCGCCTTCGCGCACGTCTTCCACGCGGCGCAGCGTACCATCATACATCACCACCTTGGTACCCAGCGCCAGGCATTTACCCATGCCGGGCCGGGCCGCAATAATCACCAGGTCAGACGGTTGCCAGCCGCTCGTTACGCGGTCGAGCGCCGAGAAGCCGGTGGGCACACCCGTCAATCCGTCTTTCTGGTGCTTCTTTTCTTCGAGCTCTTTAATGGCCTTCACCATCAAATCCTGCATCGAGTCGACGCCCTTGCGCATGTTGTCTTCCGACACCTGGAAGATGTTCTTCTCCGTGGCGTCGAGCAGCTCAAATACGTCGGTGGTTTCCTCGTAGGCGTCGCGCAGGATGTCGGTAGCGGTGCGAATCAGCTCGCGCTTGATGGCCGCCTCCAGAATCACGCGGGCGTGGGCCTCGATGTTGGCCGCCGAGTTGATGTGCATGGTGAGGCCGGCCACATAGCCCACGCCGCCGGCGGCCTCCAGCTCGCCCATCTCGCGCAGCTCCTGCACCACGGTGAGCTGGTCGATGGGCTCCGACTTATCAAACAAGTTGCTGATAGCCTTATAGATACGCTGATGGCCATCTTTGTAAAAGCTGTGCGCTTTGAGGATATCGACCACCGTGGTGAGCGCATCCTTCTCGAGCATGAGGGCGCCGAGCACGGCGGCTTCCATTTCGAGGCGCTGGGGCGGCAGCTTGCCGGTGGGCGACATGGGCACGGGCTGCCTCCCACCGCGCACGCCCTGGAAGGCGGCAGCGGCACGGGCCGCAGATTGCTTGAGGCGGTCGTCCATACGGTCATTCATTGGGTTAGGCAGGGGCAAAAGACGGATATACAGCGCGGAGGTAGCCTTTGCGGAAAAAGCAGCCGGGCAGGTGAGTGCCCGAACTAACAAAGCTAACTTAAAAGTGCCCGAAAAGAAAGCTCCCACCCTTCTGCTATTTGGGTAGCTGCCCTGGGCCGCTCGCAGGCCCAGCCGTACTTTCGTCTTGCCCAAGGGGCTGGCAGTAGGCTGCTTACCACCAGAGTTTCCCTACGCCAGGGGCTCCGCATGCGGTGTTTGCCGTGGTCAGCTTTTCGCAATAAGCTATTAATAATAAGTATTTTGGAAAATATTCACCTCATTGCCGTCGGGGGCAGCATCATGCACAACCTGGCGCTGGCTTTGCAGCAGCGCGGCACGCACGTAACGGGCTCCGACGACGAGATTTTTGAGCCGGCCCGCACCCGGCTGGCCCAGGCCGGCCTGCTGCCCGAAACAGAGGGCTGGCATCCTGAAAAGATTCACGCCGGCTTGTCGGCCGTGATTGTGGGCATGCACGCCCGGCCCGACAACCCCGAACTGGCCCGCGCCCAGGAGCTGGGCATCAAAATATATTCATTTCCTGAATATATCTATGAGGCCAGCAAGGACAAGCAGCGCGTGGTAATCGGCGGCTCGCACGGCAAAACGAGCATTACGGCCCTGATTCTGCACGTGCTGCGCTTTCACAAACGCAAATTCGACTATGCGGTGGGCGCGCAGCTGGCGGGCTTCGAGCTGATGGTGCAACTGACCGACGACGCGCCGGTTATCATTATTGAGGGTGACGAGTACTTGTCGTCGCCCATCGACCGGCGGCCCAAGTTTCACCTCTATCAGCACCACATCGGCGTAATTTCGGGTATCAGCTGGGACCACATCAACGTGTTTCCGACCGAGGAAATCTACCGCGAGCAGTTCGAGGTTTTTGCCCGCCAGACGCCCAAGGCCGGCGTGCTCATCTACGACCGCGACGACGAGCAAACTCAATTGGTAGCCGTGCCTACCAGCCCCGATGTAACCTACGTGGGCTACGGCCCCACGAGCACGTTATCCGGGATGGCCGCACGTTTTTGCTGACCAAAAAGGACGAGGAGGTGCCCATCCAGGTATTCGGCGAGCACAACCTGCGCAACATCTCGGCGGCCAAGGAAGTTTGTAAGCAGCTGGGTATCAAAGGCAAGGATTTTTATAAGGCCGTAGCCACCTTCAGGGGCGCGGCGCGGCGGCTCGAGCTGGTACAGGCTGGCGCTACGTCGGTGGTGTACAAGGACTTTGCCCACGCGCCCAGCAAGCTGCGCGCCACGGCGGCGGCCCTCAAGCAGCAGTTTCCGCAGCGGCGGCTGGTGGCCTGCCTGGAGCTCCACACGTTCAGCTCGCTCAACCCGGCCTTTTTGCCGCAGTACGCGCACTGCTTCGATGCGCCCGACGTGGCCGTGGTGTACTTCAACCCGCACGTGCTCGAGCACAAGCGCTTGCCGCCCCTGCCCCCCGAAGCCGTGGCGGCTGCCTTCGCCCGACCCGATTTGCGCGTATTTACCAACAGCGTCGAGCTGGCGGCCTTCCTGCAGGCGCAGACCTGGGCCGATACCAACCTGCTGCTAATGACCTCCGGCACCTTCGACGGACTGGACATTGCCGCCCTGGCGGCCGAAGTAGCCGGCTAGTCTGCCGGGGCAAAAATATAATGAATTATATATTTGCCCCGGCCGTCATTTATGGTATTCGACTTGCCCTATCGTGCATGACTGCTTCCGCTCCTACCACCTCGCAGCTCGTAACGGCGGTGCTGATACTGCTGCCTATTATTGGCGCAGCCATCATTGCCGGCCAGCGGTATCGCCAGCTGCCGGGCAACCTGCGCTACCTGGCCTGGCTGGCCTGGTTTGAGCTACCGCTCGACCTGGGCGGAGAAATTATGGGGCTGCTGCAACGCAACAACCTGTTTATCATGCCACTATACACGGTGGGTGAATTCTGGCTGCTGGCCCTGGTGTACGCGCGCACGCTGCAATCGGCGGCTTTCAACAAAGTAGTACCGTGGCTGGTCGGCGGCTTTGCCGCTTATGCCTTACTCGATAGCTTACTGGCGGCCGACCTCACCCGGTTCAGGCCCGGCCAGCAGGTTATTCAGGGCCTGCTGATACTGGCAATGGTCGGGCTTTATTTTCGCAAGCTGCTCCACGAGCTGCAAATCCGGAGCCTGACGCAAGAGCCAATGTTTTGGGTATCAATTGGCTTATTCCTGTATTTTGTGGGGTATCTGCAAATAGCGCTTTTCAGCAACTATATGATGCAGCACTATTCGATGGCCTTTAACCGCAACATCTGGACGATTCACACCGGACTGATTATTCTGTTGCACTGCTGCTATTGCCGGGCACTGGCAATCAGCCCCCGGCCCGCGCAGGCCTGACGGCTTTTTGCTGTCGGGCGGTTGCTGTGGCAAGAAAGCCGGCTAAACGGCGGGCTTTGGGGGGCGGGGTGGCCGGCCGCTGTCATTAGCCAGCAAGATAGCCAGGGCGGCCAGGCTCAGGCGCAGGGCCCATTTGGCGGCGCGGCTCATTTAGCAGCGCCGGGCTTGATGGCCGGGTCGGGCCGGGTGGTCGCAAAAACCTCGTTTTCGGGCAGCACTTTGAGGGTGCAGCTGCTGCCGCCCGAGTTGTCGTCGCAGGTGGTGCCGATAATGTGCCCGTCCTCGAAATCGAAGTAGCAGCTTGGGCAGCCTATCCCCGAGATGACGTAGCGGCTGGCGCTGGGCGTGAGGTAAAAGGTACTGTCGTCGGTGCCGTGCAGAGGCAGGGCCACCGCCCGGTAGCTACCGTTGTTGTGCCCCATACCAATAAGGTAGTAAACGGGCCGCGCGGCATCGCTGCCGGGCGCCTTACGCACCATAATGCGGTCGATAACCGTGCCGTCGTGAAACTGCCGGATAAGGGCGGCCGCCATTACCGACTGCGCCAGCTTGTACTTTACCCCGCCTTTACTATCGAGGCGCATAATCTGGTGGCTGCTGGCCGCGCCCGACAGCGCCGCCCCCGCCGCGTCGCTTACGCGCTGCGCCTCATGGGCCGGGTTGCTGGCTTCACGGGTGCGGGTGGCTTCGCACGAGCAAAGCAGCAGCAGGCTACTGAGCACGCCGAGCAGAAGCAGACCAAATAAGCGGGGTAACGTACGGGTCATAAGCGAGCAGAAAGTAGCTAAGCAGAAAGCAGCGGGGAGTAAAAAATTGCTGATAAACAGCGGCTTTCCGCTCCCCATCTGCCTTATCTAACGGGGCTTGTAATATTTCAGGGCTTCGGGCATCAGGCTCTTCAGGTCGGCAATGCGGGTGGCATCGCTGGGGTGGTCAGAGAGAAATGCCGGCATGTTAGTCTGGCTTTGAGCGGCCATCCGCTCCCAGAACGGAATTGCGCCTTCCGGGTTGTAGCCGGCCATCGCCATAAAAATCAGGCCCAGGTGGTCGGCCTCGCTTTCCTGGCGCCGGCTGAACTTCAGCAGCATCCCCTGCGTGCCCACGCCCACCGCCTGTTGAAACAGCGTATTCGTCACGGTGGGGTTTTGCGAGAGGGCCGTGGAAAGCGCCGTGCCCCCGAGCTGGGCGGCCAGCTGGTCGCTCATGCGCTCGGCCCCGTGCTTGGCTACGGCGTGCGAGATTTCGTGGCCCAGCACCACGGCCAGGCCATTCTCGTCCCTGGTCAGGGGTAATATGCCGGAGTACACGGCCACTTTGCCGCCGGGCATGCACCAGGCGTTCACCGTTTTAGGGTCATCAATCAGGTTAAACTCCCACTGGTAGCCTTCGAGCTGGCTCGACTGGCCCTGCTGCTTAAAATACTGCTCCACGGCGGCGGCTACCCGCTGGCCCACGCGGCGCACCATAGCGGTTTGCTCGGCATTGGTTGAGAGCTTGGCCGTACCCAGGGTTTGCTTGTATTGCGTGATGGCCAGCGTATTCATCTCGCTGTCCGACACCAGACTGAGCTGGCGCC
The sequence above is drawn from the Hymenobacter baengnokdamensis genome and encodes:
- a CDS encoding sulfite exporter TauE/SafE family protein; this translates as MGNSLVLPLLCAASLLAGLIDGMVGGGGLIQLPALLLLLPKVPVPTVLGTGKVASLAGTSASAFRYLRGLSGVAINWRTVAVAAVVAGCFALLGARAVSGLNKDLVKPLVLALLVLMAAYTFWRKDFGSLHAPRLRGSRELWTGVALGASIGFYDGFFGPGTGSLLLFAFVGLFGYDFLAASASAKVVNIATNITGLAYFISTGQVLYYYALPMAACNVLGSTLGARLALRRGTGFVRVLFLGVVSAFILKLGYEVLQTA
- the dnaB gene encoding replicative DNA helicase, translating into MSPTGKLPPQRLEMEAAVLGALMLEKDALTTVVDILKAHSFYKDGHQRIYKAISNLFDKSEPIDQLTVVQELREMGELEAAGGVGYVAGLTMHINSAANIEAHARVILEAAIKRELIRTATDILRDAYEETTDVFELLDATEKNIFQVSEDNMRKGVDSMQDLMVKAIKELEEKKHQKDGLTGVPTGFSALDRVTSGWQPSDLVIIAARPGMGKCLALGTKVVMYDGTLRRVEDVREGDLLMGDDSTPRRVLSLARGRENMYWVRQNKGDDYRVNESHILSLKRSRNEGPHRHGDVLNIEVREWLKKGPKFQSNYKGYKVALEFAEQTVPLDPYFLGVWLGDGAAGNCRITGQDAEIIDYLHQYADELGMQVTTGVVTDRCNSYGITRGRQGGSVAEYSVQDELRQLGVLNNKHIPQAYLVNSTEYRLRLLAGLIDSDGHLNVVSNGYEITQKNKKLARQIKFLCDSLGFRTSLTKKRAVISKIGYESEVWRVRFYGDVDKIPVRVARKKANPWASAVDWRMTGISVEFDKEDDYYGFEIDGNHLFLLADCTVTHNTAFVVSAMRNAAVDFKKPVAIFSLEMSSLQLVNRLISAEAELDSEKIKKGNLADYEWAQLNHKISSLSSAPIFIDDTPALSIRELRAKCRRLKSQHDIQLIIIDYLQLMSGGEAGRPGGNREQEIASISRALKGIAKELNIPVIALSQLSRSVETRGGDKKPQLSDLRESGSIEQDADMVIFLYRPEYYKITEDEMGNPTQGMGEVIIAKHRNGSLETVQLKFIGRFTKFADLDGFDGGGDAGGFGGAPAFSSNSFPTSSFDSEPAGGPAPGGGFAPNTIRLGSRMNDAPPSPVPFPKSNSFGEEPPF
- a CDS encoding Mur ligase domain-containing protein, translated to MENIHLIAVGGSIMHNLALALQQRGTHVTGSDDEIFEPARTRLAQAGLLPETEGWHPEKIHAGLSAVIVGMHARPDNPELARAQELGIKIYSFPEYIYEASKDKQRVVIGGSHGKTSITALILHVLRFHKRKFDYAVGAQLAGFELMVQLTDDAPVIIIEGDEYLSSPIDRRPKFHLYQHHIGVISGISWDHINVFPTEEIYREQFEVFARQTPKAGVLIYDRDDEQTQLVAVPTSPDVTYVGYGPTSTLSGMAARFC
- a CDS encoding glutamate ligase domain-containing protein, whose protein sequence is MLTKKDEEVPIQVFGEHNLRNISAAKEVCKQLGIKGKDFYKAVATFRGAARRLELVQAGATSVVYKDFAHAPSKLRATAAALKQQFPQRRLVACLELHTFSSLNPAFLPQYAHCFDAPDVAVVYFNPHVLEHKRLPPLPPEAVAAAFARPDLRVFTNSVELAAFLQAQTWADTNLLLMTSGTFDGLDIAALAAEVAG
- a CDS encoding M48 family metallopeptidase — protein: MLKNFVLASSLLLAAGCTTVPITGRRQLSLVSDSEMNTLAITQYKQTLGTAKLSTNAEQTAMVRRVGQRVAAAVEQYFKQQGQSSQLEGYQWEFNLIDDPKTVNAWCMPGGKVAVYSGILPLTRDENGLAVVLGHEISHAVAKHGAERMSDQLAAQLGGTALSTALSQNPTVTNTLFQQAVGVGTQGMLLKFSRRQESEADHLGLIFMAMAGYNPEGAIPFWERMAAQSQTNMPAFLSDHPSDATRIADLKSLMPEALKYYKPR